GCAACTACCCTgggtactgtataatataaaaatctgcGAGAAGTTTcctaataataaaagttattatacatttttagttaaatgtatacaatttcagTTAATTAGTTAGTTTATATACCTTTTGTTTGGTCAAATAATGATTTAGCATCCTTAATAATTGTAAGACTCGTTCTTCACGTCTTGTATCTCCCAAACCAGCATCATGCATTAccaaataagaatataatttaccattatgACCGCGCATAACTAATCTTCTGGCTGACGTATTATGCTTTTCAACAATTTGAACTCTTGGCATAAAACGAGcaattttcacataataatgcgaatgctaaaaatatatatatatatatttatcattacaaTTGTTCTATACACCTACTAACatttaatgttcaatattttagattctgagtggaacgatgaatgtattgattttacaatgatgtgttttttttaaaatttttttttttgtgtctgtgtacacgataagtagtcgaaataatgctacgattttcaacttcagtatcttgttcgatcagaaagtgaatatcgttggtgcattggggaggtcaaaatttaaatttcccagtagttttcaaaagcgccgggaaaaacaaaagaaaaattaaggaaaaacgggtatttttacgcaaaatcgatttttcacaaaattgaatttggtttttggtgtaactttaaaaaaaattaccgtagatacagaaattttgactgaatgtttatcttagcattttctatacaccataactttaaaatattttgagctctttacagacattttcattttccattgttttttagtttttttttctaaaaatatcaataaaattttatttgttggataaaaaaccttgaaaacttaatagagagctcctagtatattgtttcaaaggcagatgaaaaatattaaaaatcgttagtcacagttttttttttaaagcatttaaagttcaaaaaatgacaaaatatggaaaaatcacgaaaatttgcaaattatttcgagttatacattcataaaaattgttctttttaaatctaagattttaaaatgtaatacaagattccttataggataatctacctttaccaaaaaaaaaatgtctataagaaactcaaattaaatttttatgatcgtttgaaattcatacttttacaacgtttgatattcactcgatttcttacgtaacgattttcttattttgttgtaattaaaaaacgagcgATTGTAGAAAtctgaaaatttcactgaatgtttatattagcattttatatatacgataaaatttttaaaataatttgactctttttgagctgtttacggacattgtaagttttcaatttttttattttttttttctataaatatcaattaagttttatctgttgggccaaaaagtgtataaatttaatacaaagctcctgatatattgctacaatatcagttgaaaaatattaaaaatacataggcacaatttttttttataagcatttaaagatcaaatttaaaattgaataattattttgtagttaaaaatgtataaaatgttcaacttttatatctaaggattgaaaatttaaaacaagatttcacgtaaatatttaattctgttaccaaaaattctaaaaaatacataagcacagtttatttttatagtcattttaagtacaaatttggacgaaattacatattaaaaacctggaataactattttagttattttgttgtgattgtataatattattcgtgggtacttgaaacttctaaagtaaactattatatatctatgatattaccacggtttttttgttgatgtataacgcgttataggtacctattataggtcaattttttttaaatactatagactataatataatattatatcttatacctagactgacataccgtccccgctcagaatcgtttttcttgtacaatgatattatatcattgaattcaaatttaataccatccattatacaattatacagtgacccacttgtaacctactgtacagcagagcgaaatccacttacccaccttttttttttttttttttatttaattaatttttttaacatgaaataaagatttatagttatataatatacaaataaaacataatattttaactattgataTGGTGTCACCAGAAAGATACACCTGTTACCAATCAGAACTGGTTAGCGTTAAGCTATTACTTTGAATCCTTGTTCTTGGATAGAAGACTATCAAAGAACATAAAGTAAGCAACATTTCATAGTTTTACAATAAGCACATAATTAAGCCTTAAACATTTACAGTGGTGGGGGACGGAGTGGGCGAGCGGTCTAAGGCGTCGGTAGCAATACAGCCGACGCCATCTCAATTCCTTGGTCACGGGCAGCATTTTTTTTCGGGTaagtcacggtgtctggagaacaagtgccgccatccaccacccgggcatggcagatacctacggcctaatcaaaaattctgccaaacccaACACACAAGTGTCCCCCCCCCCTACCGACATTAAAAACGTACAAAAACCAATACAGCTAATGGCCAAAGTTTCTGGGCttaagatcaaaaaaaaaaaaaaaattaacagtggTATGgcaaactgaaaatgttctagaggcaagttacaaatatcctaagtattaatgcataataatatattaatataataaaactaaatattttataataatatttcaggtCATTATACTACTCCCTCTAATTAAGAAAAATCTCAGAGGTAATTGCCTCTGACATTGCCGTCAACCATGTCACTAAACATTATTAAGATTAgctttggatttttttttctttaattaataactaataagcttctttatacaattaaatagatATCAGGTTTAAGgtgtaataatttgaaaacttgTAGATActttattacacataatttaaGTTTCAAAATTCATACCTTTGGAAGTAAAAATTCTCCAGGAATTTCAATTTCAGCAGTTTGAAGACTGAAATTACTAAGGAATCTACATTTTTCTTCAATCAAAAAggatctataaataaaatataatccatacaaatttatatacaaatagtattttgtcaaatattatattactttggTAAAAGTCTAATTTTAGTctctaatatttttatccactttttcatttttgaaatcatATGATGTAATTTCATGGCTGCCGGCAAAGTAAAATCAAAATCTATAGAAAATTGTTGTTtcattttttggaaaaccggatCTTGAATTGTTGTCTGAGCCCTTTTAGCCAAACTCTCAGAGCCTGAACCTGGGAATGACCCTTTAGTCGATATAGCAGCACTATTAGCAGCCATATTACTTGCTAATAattctgtaaataaataatgtaattaaacatACGgttcaaacataaatattatgtattaaaataaattttacctaTTCCAATTCCAAATGTTGATACTAATTTCTTAATGAAATTTAATGTATGAGGTGTTATTTGGGCGTCTGCCACAGATCCTCGACTGTCAAaagcaatattataacattttgctAATCCAAGACGAAGTTGTCTCAGTACTTCTTCATACCAATTTTCTCTGAACCAAACCATCTAGAATgcatgtataaaataactagttcATTAGCGAACTAGCCCGATGTGCCACTATTCTATAGCAAAATGGGCTGGTACAAGCCTTGGGTCGCTATCAAAGATatctataatttgatatttgtacttttcttattgtataatgtgttattataatacaataatatattatacgttttatgcGGTGGCGGCAGTTGCCCGTTAGAAACtttgcataaaaatatagtaggttacataatataaagatattaatatggacatcaatacaattaaaattagtttatttctgGAAATGTAAAACGTTATTGTTCTATCTGGGATTTTATgccatgtattatgtatagcaaGTAGCAACacatttataaagtataaataaatccaAAACGAATTAAAAGATCATGGCCAATTTGACTAACGTAGCCCAGTAAAATTAGCACCAAGCTGAATTGAATTCGATATACACCTTTATTACGCCGTAATAAACAATGTGTGAAAAGTCCCatcgatatcataatataagcgTAAAAGATTATTTGAGGTCAggaaaactacatttttttaattaggtatatcacTTATCACACTATGGCGGCACTGCGgaaaataacgaaataataaatgatGAGTACACAAATTGTTAGCCAATGTGGTAGTTtccaatattttagtattattttatatttcaaaatgatttaaatttaaaagaaaatgctGACCATAAAATGTAGGAAATATACTTATGTCGGGAAATTCTCAAaaagaaaactttaaaaaaatattgcgtttcaaattaatttacttcaaaaaaatactgatatttcaaaaattgtaaaaatattaaaaaataaactacttgatttaaataaacgtttttatcaTCAGATTGTGTCTAAAAATTAGATTTGTAAttagctattttgaatttttacaaaaaattgtattactaaaaaaaatatttaaatgattagaataaaatttatttaatttttcatgtgTTTTTGTTACACTTTGTATAGGCACAACTAGAGAAAAAGAATAGGCATAAATACACCTTTATATAGGCTGCTAATATACTTGGAATAGTGAGCGGGACCCTTTCTAATCTACATCTGAACTAgttgttcattttttataaataattttttcttttagatttttagtggaacgatgaatgtattgattttacaatgatgtgtgttttttattttttttatttttttatttttgtgtctgtcatcacggtttggggcagtaaaacggcttcgattttcttcaacagtatcttgtttgatgggaaagtgaatctagttggtgcattcggtaggtcaaaatttgaaatttccaatagttttcaaaagcgccgtgaaaaacaaaagaaaaattaaggaaaaacgggaatttttacgcaaaatctgttttcgagaaaaatgattttggtttttggtgtaactttaaaatgaatgactgtagatacatgaaattttcactggttgtttatatttccattttctatacatgataattttttcaaaatattttgatttatatccattatacagtgacccacttgtaacctactgtacagcagagcgacatccacttacccacctttttttaattgatattgaatacaattacttatggtattttatttataattcttagAATAATATGAACTTTTGTTTTCTTGATTAATAAAGAtttaatgttgtaataataatcactTATACTCTAGgaatttcaaacaaatattttatgactataaaattatatacaaaatggtAATACAgtaatgttttctaaaatgtcTTACAATAAATTCCCATCAAGTATTTCTGCCAATacagattaaaaatatgttggggttaataaaatataaaattataaaaataaaagggtTTTTTCTTTgagataatgttatttaatttattcataggAATATATATGACTAAATTAGTAATAATCTATGCtagggatataatatattatgcatgataattattttttttttgctgtctAATGTTGAATGCAATGCAGTTAAGCtgagtatttgtatttttgagtaagatcattgattatattaatatataaactaatataatatattgttatagtgttaatacttattataggtacagtggTGTGCTCNNNNNNNNNNNNNNNNNNNNNNNNNNNNNNNNNNNNNNNNNNNNNNNNNNNNNNNNNNNNNNNNNNNNNNNNNNNNNNNNNNNNNNNNNNNNNNNNNNNNAAAAGatgaaaaacattaatattattactttatcagTTAAACTATCAAGACGTTCAATCCAGCttctaatactaataatatgaactCTCTTCTTTCCTAACAGTACTAATTGACTATTATAACCATGGACTGAACTATAACAACATTTATCCTAGAACAACCATAGATNNNNNNNNNNNNNNNNNNNNNNNNNNNNNNNNNNNNNNNNNNNNNNNNNNNNNNNNNNNNNNNNNNNNNNNNNNNNNNNNNNNNNNNNNNNNNNNNNNNNtcgttataatatagttaattagtatattatagtatatagattaataattacttactaAATGTTGACTATCTGTGCCATTATAGTAGTTAGAAGTGTACACCAAGGAAATGTTTAAAAGATCTGACTGTTCCATTTCGTCTCCTACACGAACATCAACAAGATAAACTTTATCCGATGAGTCCATAGTCAATAGAGTGCGAGCATTCATCCAGCTGCATGCTAATATTgtgtatgataattttattttttgtaaaatacaacAACATAAACCATCTTGATCATTGATGTTGacctaatattattgaatgataatatttattatgtaaacatttgaaaatcacattaaaaaatgtaacctGATAAAAGTAGACCGTATCATCTCGCGTAAAAGCTAATACTGGGTCCATAATTCTATGGCTTGAATTggatgttttattaaattgtataatgacaAATTGCCAAGATAGTAATGGTAAACATGGACGCGATgaagttatattatttgataacagTAGTTCAGTATTTGGCCGAATTGTAACAATGAttaccttaaaattaaatttaaaatcattttttgtcaACATATAcatgatttattgtttttgcAAGTACcctgcaaataataataaatttactttagATAAAGTAGCCATTGCAATTATTACATAACCATTCATAGGATGACTAGCTAATTGATTGAATAATAATGGTTCAATACAACACACTTTTCCACGGCCAccagaaaataaacattttgattcGACACTACGTATTccaaaatttcttttaaaatttaactcaaaCACAGAACCAGCACTGTTGTTCACAATAGCTAAATTTGGCAAATCTgagaactaaaattaaaatttatgaatacaatataaattatggaaaactactttaaatttgtcaataaaattgtcatGATTAGCAAaagtagttttatttaatactcaCTTTTATGTGCAACACCGTAGTACCCGGAGTATGTGAATCATTCATGACCCTTAGTGTTTTACAAGTAGTAGAAGAAGAATCAAACACTATTATTGTTCCATTTATGTATCCAACAATTAATCGAGAACAATCGTGATTAAAATCTATTGCAGATACTGCACCACAGTTTACAGCTTCATGATACCATTGGAATGTTTGTAaagaatcaaataaaattataaaacctttGCTTGTACCAATGGCAATAAGAAGTGAAAACCTAATAGCACTAGGTTGTCCAGCATCAAAACGTtcctaatacaaatatttaaatacttcaaatGCGTTtaaccatatatttatttaaaagacgAAGTAAACT
This portion of the Acyrthosiphon pisum isolate AL4f chromosome A1, pea_aphid_22Mar2018_4r6ur, whole genome shotgun sequence genome encodes:
- the LOC100573131 gene encoding transformation/transcription domain-associated protein; the protein is MEAHRIDPEKQSLMNILESLDLGSSEIDDKEFNIPKVNDIPTVESILNDEDVSLLSEDDVTVCQRKLKVPWYDSGADSASLGSSSSSHMNTEQLTKCLNLKSDPGRILRHTILKPVSNQMHSFCERFDAGQPSAIRFSLLIAIGTSKGFIILFDSLQTFQWYHEAVNCGAVSAIDFNHDCSRLIVGYINGTIIVFDSSSTTCKTLRVMNDSHTPGTTVLHIKFSDLPNLAIVNNSAGSVFELNFKRNFGIRSVESKCLFSGGRGKVCCIEPLLFNQLASHPMNGYVIIAMATLSKVIIVTIRPNTELLLSNNITSSRPCLPLLSWQFVIIQFNKTSNSSHRIMDPVLAFTRDDTVYFYQVNINDQDGLCCCILQKIKLSYTILACSWMNARTLLTMDSSDKVYLVDVRVGDEMEQSDLLNISLVYTSNYYNGTDSQHLDKCCYSSVHGYNSQLVLLGKKRVHIISIRSWIERLDSLTDKMVWFRENWYEEVLRQLRLGLAKCYNIAFDSRGSVADAQITPHTLNFIKKLVSTFGIGIELLASNMAANSAAISTKGSFPGSGSESLAKRAQTTIQDPVFQKMKQQFSIDFDFTLPAAMKLHHMISKMKKWIKILETKIRLLPKSFLIEEKCRFLSNFSLQTAEIEIPGEFLLPKHSHYYVKIARFMPRVQIVEKHNTSARRLVMRGHNGKLYSYLVMHDAGLGDTRREERVLQLLRMLNHYLTKQKETSRRFLYYTVPRVVAVSPQQRLVEDNPSSLSLLDIFKSMSTSQPYDDCIEHYYQRLANIQNQGTQANIQMLLDVFLEVQQNYCQSHILKNWATLTYASPTDYWTFRKMLTLQLSLSCLAEYVLHLTRLNPDMMYIHQDSGLLNASYFKFDVDDKKGELVSNRPVPFRLTPNFVELMTDIGKNGPLTASIMATARCFNQPNNKVQAILRAILRDEMITSYKKKLEDELSTDRDEISGDIIISMVTKAVNSIMHRLNSLANFDGTDNKVSTIVSAASSVDNLCRMDPAWYPWL